A stretch of the Leopardus geoffroyi isolate Oge1 chromosome B2, O.geoffroyi_Oge1_pat1.0, whole genome shotgun sequence genome encodes the following:
- the TAF8 gene encoding transcription initiation factor TFIID subunit 8 isoform X1, with protein sequence MADTAATAGAGGSGTRSGSKQSTNPADNYHLARRRTLQVVVSSLLTEAGFESAEKASVETLTEMLQSYISEIGRSAKSYCEHTARTQPTLSDIVVTLVEMGFNVDTLPAYAKRSQRMVITAPPVTNQPVTPKALTAGQNRPHPPHIPSHFPEFPDPHTYIKTPTYREPVSDYQVLREKAASQRRDVERALTRFMAKTGETQSLFKDDVSTFPLIAARPFTIPYLTALLPSELEMQQMEETDSSEQDEQTDTENLPLHISTDDSGAEKENTSVLQQNPSLSGSRNGEENIIDNPYLRPVKKPKIRRKKSLS encoded by the exons ATGGCCGACACGGCGGCCACTGCCGGGGCCGGTGGCTCCGGAACG AGATCAGGAAGTAAACAATCCACTAATCCTGCTGATAACTACCATCTGGCCCGGAGGCGAACCCTCCAGGTGGTCGTGAGCTCCTTGTTGACAGAGGCAGGGTTTGAGAGTGCCGAGAAAGCATCTGTGGAAACATTGACAGAGATGCTGCAGAGCT ACATTTCAGAAATTGGGAGGAGTGCCAAGTCCTACTGTGAGCACACAGCCCGGACCCAGCCCACACTGTCAGATATTGTGGTCACGCTGGTCGAGATGG GTTTCAACGTGGACACTCTCCCTGCTTATGCAAAACGGTCTCAGAGGATGGTCATCACTGCCC CTCCAGTGACCAATCAACCAGTGACCCCCAAGGCCCTCACTGCGGGGCAGAACCGACCCCACCCGCCGCACATCCCCAGCCATTTTCCCGAGTTCCCTGACCCTCACACCTACATCAAAACTCCG ACGTACCGTGAGCCCGTGTCAGACTACCAGGTCCTACGGGAGAAGGCTGCGTCCCAGAGACGAGACGTGGAGCGGGCACTCACCCGTTTTATGGCAAAGACAGGCGAGACCCAGAGTCTCTTCAAAGACGACGTCAGCACGTTTCCAT TGATCGCTGCCAGGCCTTTCACCATCCCCTACCTGACAGCCCTCCTTCCTTCGGAGCTGGAGATGCAACAGATGGAAGAGACGGATTCCTCGGAGCAGGATGAGCAGACAGACACCGAGAACCTCCCTCTGCACATCAGCACG GATGATTCTGGAGCCGAGAAGGAGAACACCTCTGTCCTGCAGCAGAACCCCTCCTTGTCGGGAAGCCGGAATGGGGAGGAGAACATCATCGATAACCCTTATCTGCGACCTGTGAAGAAACCCAAGATTCGCAGGAAG
- the TAF8 gene encoding transcription initiation factor TFIID subunit 8 isoform X3: MADTAATAGAGGSGTRSGSKQSTNPADNYHLARRRTLQVVVSSLLTEAGFESAEKASVETLTEMLQSYISEIGRSAKSYCEHTARTQPTLSDIVVTLVEMGFNVDTLPAYAKRSQRMVITAPPVTNQPVTPKALTAGQNRPHPPHIPSHFPEFPDPHTYIKTPTYREPVSDYQVLREKAASQRRDVERALTRFMAKTGETQSLFKDDVSTFPLIAARPFTIPYLTALLPSELEMQQMEETDSSEQDEQTDTENLPLHISTIKETTACQYTDGNDLVERKSGCRREGNILE; encoded by the exons ATGGCCGACACGGCGGCCACTGCCGGGGCCGGTGGCTCCGGAACG AGATCAGGAAGTAAACAATCCACTAATCCTGCTGATAACTACCATCTGGCCCGGAGGCGAACCCTCCAGGTGGTCGTGAGCTCCTTGTTGACAGAGGCAGGGTTTGAGAGTGCCGAGAAAGCATCTGTGGAAACATTGACAGAGATGCTGCAGAGCT ACATTTCAGAAATTGGGAGGAGTGCCAAGTCCTACTGTGAGCACACAGCCCGGACCCAGCCCACACTGTCAGATATTGTGGTCACGCTGGTCGAGATGG GTTTCAACGTGGACACTCTCCCTGCTTATGCAAAACGGTCTCAGAGGATGGTCATCACTGCCC CTCCAGTGACCAATCAACCAGTGACCCCCAAGGCCCTCACTGCGGGGCAGAACCGACCCCACCCGCCGCACATCCCCAGCCATTTTCCCGAGTTCCCTGACCCTCACACCTACATCAAAACTCCG ACGTACCGTGAGCCCGTGTCAGACTACCAGGTCCTACGGGAGAAGGCTGCGTCCCAGAGACGAGACGTGGAGCGGGCACTCACCCGTTTTATGGCAAAGACAGGCGAGACCCAGAGTCTCTTCAAAGACGACGTCAGCACGTTTCCAT TGATCGCTGCCAGGCCTTTCACCATCCCCTACCTGACAGCCCTCCTTCCTTCGGAGCTGGAGATGCAACAGATGGAAGAGACGGATTCCTCGGAGCAGGATGAGCAGACAGACACCGAGAACCTCCCTCTGCACATCAGCACG atTAAAGAAACAACAGCATGTCAGTATACTGACGGGAATGATCTGGTAGAGAGGAAAAGTGgatgcaggagagaaggaaacattttgGAGTGA
- the TAF8 gene encoding transcription initiation factor TFIID subunit 8 isoform X2: protein MADTAATAGAGGSGTRSGSKQSTNPADNYHLARRRTLQVVVSSLLTEAGFESAEKASVETLTEMLQSYISEIGRSAKSYCEHTARTQPTLSDIVVTLVEMGFNVDTLPAYAKRSQRMVITAPPVTNQPVTPKALTAGQNRPHPPHIPSHFPEFPDPHTYIKTPTYREPVSDYQVLREKAASQRRDVERALTRFMAKTGETQSLFKDDVSTFPLIAARPFTIPYLTALLPSELEMQQMEETDSSEQDEQTDTENLPLHISTDDSGAEKENTSVLQQNPSLSGSRNGEENIIDNPYLRPVKKPKIRRKK, encoded by the exons ATGGCCGACACGGCGGCCACTGCCGGGGCCGGTGGCTCCGGAACG AGATCAGGAAGTAAACAATCCACTAATCCTGCTGATAACTACCATCTGGCCCGGAGGCGAACCCTCCAGGTGGTCGTGAGCTCCTTGTTGACAGAGGCAGGGTTTGAGAGTGCCGAGAAAGCATCTGTGGAAACATTGACAGAGATGCTGCAGAGCT ACATTTCAGAAATTGGGAGGAGTGCCAAGTCCTACTGTGAGCACACAGCCCGGACCCAGCCCACACTGTCAGATATTGTGGTCACGCTGGTCGAGATGG GTTTCAACGTGGACACTCTCCCTGCTTATGCAAAACGGTCTCAGAGGATGGTCATCACTGCCC CTCCAGTGACCAATCAACCAGTGACCCCCAAGGCCCTCACTGCGGGGCAGAACCGACCCCACCCGCCGCACATCCCCAGCCATTTTCCCGAGTTCCCTGACCCTCACACCTACATCAAAACTCCG ACGTACCGTGAGCCCGTGTCAGACTACCAGGTCCTACGGGAGAAGGCTGCGTCCCAGAGACGAGACGTGGAGCGGGCACTCACCCGTTTTATGGCAAAGACAGGCGAGACCCAGAGTCTCTTCAAAGACGACGTCAGCACGTTTCCAT TGATCGCTGCCAGGCCTTTCACCATCCCCTACCTGACAGCCCTCCTTCCTTCGGAGCTGGAGATGCAACAGATGGAAGAGACGGATTCCTCGGAGCAGGATGAGCAGACAGACACCGAGAACCTCCCTCTGCACATCAGCACG GATGATTCTGGAGCCGAGAAGGAGAACACCTCTGTCCTGCAGCAGAACCCCTCCTTGTCGGGAAGCCGGAATGGGGAGGAGAACATCATCGATAACCCTTATCTGCGACCTGTGAAGAAACCCAAGATTCGCAGGAAG
- the TAF8 gene encoding transcription initiation factor TFIID subunit 8 isoform X4: MADTAATAGAGGSGTRSGSKQSTNPADNYHLARRRTLQVVVSSLLTEAGFESAEKASVETLTEMLQSYISEIGRSAKSYCEHTARTQPTLSDIVVTLVEMGFNVDTLPAYAKRSQRMVITAPPVTNQPVTPKALTAGQNRPHPPHIPSHFPEFPDPHTYIKTPTYREPVSDYQVLREKAASQRRDVERALTRFMAKTGETQSLFKDDVSTFPLIAARPFTIPYLTALLPSELEMQQMEETDSSEQDEQTDTENLPLHISTN; encoded by the exons ATGGCCGACACGGCGGCCACTGCCGGGGCCGGTGGCTCCGGAACG AGATCAGGAAGTAAACAATCCACTAATCCTGCTGATAACTACCATCTGGCCCGGAGGCGAACCCTCCAGGTGGTCGTGAGCTCCTTGTTGACAGAGGCAGGGTTTGAGAGTGCCGAGAAAGCATCTGTGGAAACATTGACAGAGATGCTGCAGAGCT ACATTTCAGAAATTGGGAGGAGTGCCAAGTCCTACTGTGAGCACACAGCCCGGACCCAGCCCACACTGTCAGATATTGTGGTCACGCTGGTCGAGATGG GTTTCAACGTGGACACTCTCCCTGCTTATGCAAAACGGTCTCAGAGGATGGTCATCACTGCCC CTCCAGTGACCAATCAACCAGTGACCCCCAAGGCCCTCACTGCGGGGCAGAACCGACCCCACCCGCCGCACATCCCCAGCCATTTTCCCGAGTTCCCTGACCCTCACACCTACATCAAAACTCCG ACGTACCGTGAGCCCGTGTCAGACTACCAGGTCCTACGGGAGAAGGCTGCGTCCCAGAGACGAGACGTGGAGCGGGCACTCACCCGTTTTATGGCAAAGACAGGCGAGACCCAGAGTCTCTTCAAAGACGACGTCAGCACGTTTCCAT TGATCGCTGCCAGGCCTTTCACCATCCCCTACCTGACAGCCCTCCTTCCTTCGGAGCTGGAGATGCAACAGATGGAAGAGACGGATTCCTCGGAGCAGGATGAGCAGACAGACACCGAGAACCTCCCTCTGCACATCAGCACG AATTAG